Proteins from a single region of Bombus pascuorum chromosome 5, iyBomPasc1.1, whole genome shotgun sequence:
- the LOC132907571 gene encoding TOX high mobility group box family member 3-like: MSDGIVGAIAISLFGSEKKRRDSMDAGYTILGNDVDVCRMFDQFSYKRNESLDFSLNVPQHHHSTSYHHNSYAMADQTFHTPSFGDEDFDIPAIHSHSHQHQQQQPPQQQQQHQSQQQQPQAQSQHDPMHGYQTQMMQTGSVQQSADGLNLDPGGYQQSLYLQQDHSMQQPMSVSSTYSNSQGSYASMNSPRQQHGNQQIMLLQQQQQQQAQMQQHMQYMHTQQQQQQQQQQQQQQQQLQQQIQYRSPTGGSPSAIQSSTIPEANNNTTTSEDSDDSTPHSGMITGIKRPSPEPTDVAAKNQRKPKSQKKKKKRDPNEPQKPVSAYALFFRDTQAAIKGQNPNASFGEVSKIVASMWDALETEHKNVYKKKTEAAKKEYLQALAAYRASLVSKGAAENEQQLSQQQPQQQPSSQQQQVQYTAYGSYAGNGTPGNVSYQVYSPQPQPSSPQQQHPHPHPHQQLQHHQQPAQQMQIKKSPHHLTMPGNSQQQQTQQTMMTTSMAPTHISQQQPSQQQQQHMQQQYMQMPQQQVQQVPQQSQQHHQQQQQPSQQQQQQQQMIHSNPTKSDSLSSSPSAVNSVTQAANMAGQRPTSNACIRHGCPNPAVANSEWEDEYCSNECVVSHCRDVFTTWVSSNQNPQQNFSTVK; the protein is encoded by the exons AGAAACGAGAGTCTGGATTTTTCGTTGAACGTTCCGCAGCATCATCACTCGACGTCCTACCACCACAATAGCTACGCCATGGCTGATCAG ACGTTTCACACTCCCAGTTTCGGTGATGAAGATTTCGACATCCCGGCTATCCATTCGCACTCGCATCAACATCAGCAGCAGCAGCCGccgcagcaacagcagcaacacCAGTCTCAACAGCAGCAGCCTCAGGCTCAATCTCAGCACGATCCGATGCACGGCTACCAAACACAG ATGATGCAAACCGGCAGCGTGCAACAATCTGCGGATGGGTTGAATCTCGATCCGGGTGGATATCAACAATCCCTTTATCTGCAGCAGGACCACTCGATGCAGCAGCCGATGAGCGTTAG CTCGACGTATAGTAACTCGCAGGGTTCGTATGCGAGCATGAATTCTCCGCGGCAACAACATGGAAATCAGCAAATAATGTTGCTtcaacagcagcaacagcaacaggCACAGATGCAGCAACATATGCAGTACATGCATActcaacagcagcagcagcagcaacaacaacaacaacagcagcaacagcaatTGCAGCAACAAATACAATATAGGAGTCCAACGGGTGGTAGTCCATCCGCGATACAATCAAGCACGATCCCCGAGGCAAACAACAATACTACCACTAGCGAAGATAGCGACGACAGTACACCTCATTCCGGAATG ATTACCGGCATTAAACGACCCTCACCGGAACCGACCGACGTTGCAGCAAAAAATCAAAGGAAACCAAAATcgcagaaaaagaagaagaaaagagatcCCAACGAACCGCAAAA GCCCGTTTCGGCGTACGCACTGTTCTTCAGAGATACCCAAGCCGCGATAAAAGGACAAAATCCAAATGCGAGCTTCGGCGAAGTTTCAAAGATCGTCGCTTCGATGTGGGATGCGTTGGAGACCGAGCACAAGAAC GTTTACAAGAAGAAGACCGAAGCAGCGAAAAAGGAATATCTGCAGGCACTCGCGGCGTACAGAGCGTCTCTGGTTAGCAAGGGTGCGGCCGAAAACGAACAACAACTTTCTCAGCAGCAACCGCAACAGCAGCCATCGTCGCAACAGCAACAAGTTCAATATACGGCGTATGGTAGTTACGCCGGGAACGGAACACCGGGAAACGTCTCGTATCAGGTGTACAGTCCGCAGCCTCAACCTTCTTCGCCTCAGCAACAACATCCGCATCCTCATCCGCATCAACAGCTTCAACATCATCAGCAACCCGCGCAACAAATGCAAATAAAGAAATCTCCTCACCATTTAACCATGCCAGGAAACTCGCAGCAGCAACAAACGCAACAA ACTATGATGACTACATCGATGGCGCCAACGCATATTTCGCAACAGCAACCAtcgcagcaacagcagcagcataTGCAGCAACAGTACATGCAG ATGCCGCAACAGCAAGTGCAACAAGTACCGCAACAATCGCAGCAACATCatcagcaacagcaacaaccgtcgcaacagcaacagcagcagcagcaaatGATACATTCGAATCCAACAAAGAGCGATTCTTTGTCGAGTTCACCGTCGGCAGTGAACTCTGTAACTCAGGCTGCGAACATGGCTGGTCAAAGACCGACGTCGAACGCTTGTATACGTCACGGATGCCCGAACCCCGCCGTTGCTAACAGCGAATGGGAGGACGAGTATTGCAGCAACGAATGCGTGGTCAGCCATTGCAGAGACGTATTCACCACGTGGGTATCGTCGAACCAAAATCCACAACAGAATTTCTCGACCGTAAAATAA